The Neobacillus sp. OS1-2 genome includes a window with the following:
- the ymfI gene encoding elongation factor P 5-aminopentanone reductase: MKKYALITGASGGIGQAVAINLAQKGYSLYLHYNKNEQSIRGLLDKLTPFGEEYIPIQANLADAGGYKSIAQHIFSLDAIIHCGGNSQYGLFVDVQQEEVEALMNVHVINPLLLTKELLPKLLRKGSGNVIVITSIWGQTGAACEVAYSAAKGAQLAFVKALSKEVALNGIRVNAVAPGAVATPMMESFTPEELEQITFEIPMGRLGLPEEIAGSVAFLLSEDSSYMTGQVLAINGGWYT, encoded by the coding sequence ATGAAAAAATATGCACTAATAACGGGAGCAAGTGGTGGAATCGGTCAAGCGGTTGCGATAAATTTAGCTCAAAAGGGGTATTCCTTGTATTTACACTATAATAAAAATGAACAATCCATAAGGGGGTTATTGGACAAGCTGACACCGTTCGGCGAGGAATATATTCCTATTCAAGCGAATTTGGCAGATGCTGGGGGATATAAATCCATAGCACAGCACATTTTTTCTTTAGATGCCATCATTCATTGCGGCGGCAACAGCCAATATGGTTTGTTCGTGGATGTGCAGCAGGAAGAAGTCGAGGCATTAATGAATGTCCATGTCATTAACCCGTTACTGTTAACAAAAGAATTGCTTCCAAAATTATTAAGAAAAGGGTCTGGAAATGTTATAGTGATCACTTCTATTTGGGGACAAACCGGTGCAGCATGTGAAGTGGCTTATTCAGCGGCAAAAGGTGCACAACTAGCCTTTGTTAAAGCGCTAAGTAAAGAAGTGGCACTAAACGGAATTCGTGTTAACGCGGTAGCCCCAGGGGCTGTAGCAACACCGATGATGGAAAGTTTTACACCTGAAGAATTGGAACAGATTACTTTTGAGATCCCGATGGGAAGACTAGGGCTGCCTGAAGAAATTGCGGGCAGTGTCGCCTTCTTGTTATCCGAAGATTCATCCTATATGACAGGTCAAGTTCTGGCAATAAATGGAGGATGGTATACGTAA
- a CDS encoding DUF3243 domain-containing protein — MSVLDNWKQWEDFLADRLHHAQNEGMSEGAVSNLAFQIGDYLANQVEPKNEQERILSDLWSVADKQEQQAIANIMVKLISNNGSR, encoded by the coding sequence ATGTCTGTTTTAGATAACTGGAAGCAGTGGGAAGACTTCTTAGCGGATCGTCTTCATCATGCACAAAATGAAGGTATGAGTGAAGGGGCAGTTAGTAACCTTGCATTTCAAATTGGTGATTATTTAGCGAACCAGGTCGAGCCGAAAAATGAGCAAGAGAGAATTCTTTCGGATCTTTGGTCTGTTGCTGATAAACAAGAACAGCAAGCCATTGCCAATATAATGGTAAAACTGATATCAAATAACGGAAGCCGCTAA
- a CDS encoding DUF3388 domain-containing protein, producing MLKKEWYLEYEIQKNRPGLLGDISSLLGMLAINIVTINGVDEGRRGLLILAKDDDQIKRLESILHTMDTIKLIKLREPKLRDRLAVRHGRYIQRDADDKKTFRFVRDELGLLVDFMAELFKQEGHKLIGIRGMPRVGKTESLVAASVCANKRWLFVSSTLLKQTIRNQLIEDEYNENNLFILDGIVSTKRANERHWQLVREIMRLPSVKVIEHPDIFVQNSEYTLDDFDYIIELRNDADEEITYEVVDQHNMFSGSDFGDFDF from the coding sequence ATCTTGAAAAAAGAATGGTATTTGGAATATGAAATTCAGAAAAACCGTCCTGGTTTACTTGGCGACATCTCATCCTTACTAGGAATGCTTGCTATCAATATTGTCACGATTAATGGTGTTGATGAGGGTAGACGAGGTCTCTTAATATTAGCAAAAGATGATGATCAAATTAAACGGCTTGAGTCAATTTTACATACGATGGACACAATAAAATTAATCAAACTAAGAGAGCCTAAATTACGTGACAGACTTGCTGTCAGGCATGGTCGCTATATTCAAAGGGATGCGGATGATAAAAAAACATTTCGTTTTGTAAGGGATGAACTTGGATTATTAGTCGATTTTATGGCAGAATTATTTAAGCAGGAGGGACACAAGCTTATTGGCATTCGTGGAATGCCTCGCGTCGGCAAAACAGAGTCACTAGTAGCAGCAAGTGTTTGTGCGAATAAGCGCTGGTTGTTTGTCTCATCTACCCTTTTAAAACAAACGATCCGCAATCAACTGATTGAAGATGAGTATAACGAAAATAATCTGTTTATTCTTGATGGGATTGTTTCAACAAAACGGGCAAATGAGCGTCACTGGCAGCTGGTCCGGGAAATTATGCGCCTGCCATCAGTGAAGGTAATTGAGCATCCTGATATTTTCGTACAGAACTCTGAGTATACGCTAGATGATTTCGATTATATTATTGAACTTAGAAATGACGCGGATGAAGAGATTACATACGAAGTTGTAGACCAGCACAATATGTTTTCTGGATCAGATTTTGGAGATTTTGATTTTTAA
- a CDS encoding helix-turn-helix domain-containing protein, producing MTELGNRLKEARLAKGLSLDDVQSMTKIQKRYLVGIEDGNYSSMPGNFYVRAFIKQYAESLELNPDEIFETYKTEIPASYNDDLPQQLSRVKTHKTITEGNSKLFDILPKVLIGVFVIGVASLLYYFLTNHANSNSNEAVKKDNEQVKIEKNESLEKVKAEEKEKTKDTKKEDQPAKQEEEETPVVEAPKQELTVVQSGGTNSTYDLKNADKFVVKLVSKGNTWVSIKNGKGKTFFQGTLKTGATESQTQDLSGESTAVIRVGNAADTDIFVNDQQLEYAIPATANVQNITIQYVLKNE from the coding sequence TTGACTGAATTAGGGAATCGACTAAAAGAAGCCCGATTAGCCAAAGGATTAAGCTTAGATGATGTACAATCCATGACAAAAATTCAAAAACGGTATTTAGTAGGAATTGAGGATGGTAACTATTCCAGTATGCCTGGGAATTTTTATGTGCGAGCCTTTATCAAGCAGTATGCGGAGTCATTGGAGCTGAATCCGGATGAAATTTTTGAAACCTATAAAACCGAAATACCAGCTTCCTATAATGATGATTTGCCGCAGCAATTATCAAGGGTCAAGACACACAAAACCATCACAGAAGGAAATTCAAAGCTCTTTGATATTCTTCCGAAAGTTTTGATTGGTGTGTTTGTGATCGGCGTGGCTAGTCTTTTATATTACTTTTTAACAAACCATGCTAATTCTAATTCAAATGAAGCGGTTAAAAAGGACAATGAGCAGGTTAAAATTGAAAAAAACGAAAGCTTAGAAAAGGTTAAAGCGGAAGAAAAGGAAAAAACGAAAGACACAAAAAAAGAGGATCAGCCTGCGAAACAAGAAGAGGAAGAAACACCTGTTGTGGAAGCACCAAAGCAGGAGTTAACAGTAGTTCAAAGTGGTGGTACTAATTCCACCTATGATTTGAAAAATGCGGATAAATTTGTGGTGAAATTGGTTTCTAAAGGAAATACCTGGGTAAGCATTAAAAATGGAAAAGGGAAGACCTTTTTTCAAGGGACGCTTAAAACGGGAGCAACAGAAAGCCAAACGCAGGATTTATCTGGGGAAAGCACGGCCGTTATTAGAGTCGGAAACGCTGCGGATACTGACATATTTGTGAATGACCAACAGCTCGAGTATGCGATACCGGCGACAGCGAATGTTCAGAACATCACGATTCAATATGTTCTGAAGAATGAATAG
- the pgsA gene encoding CDP-diacylglycerol--glycerol-3-phosphate 3-phosphatidyltransferase, whose product MNIPNRITVSRILLIPIFLIIMLAPFDWGTISLIGADMPVTHFVGALIFILASTTDWVDGYYARRFNLVTNMGKFLDPLADKLLVSAALIVLVEMNDIYAPSWIVIIIISREFAVTGLRLLLAGEGEVVAANMLGKIKTWAQIVAISSLLLHNIIFALIPFRFDIVALWVALIFTIWSGWDYFAKNSHVLKNSK is encoded by the coding sequence ATGAATATTCCAAATCGAATTACCGTATCCAGAATATTATTAATTCCGATATTCTTGATTATTATGTTAGCCCCTTTTGATTGGGGGACAATTAGTCTTATAGGGGCCGATATGCCAGTTACCCATTTTGTCGGCGCACTTATTTTTATCTTGGCATCAACAACTGATTGGGTTGATGGATACTATGCCCGCAGGTTTAATCTTGTCACCAATATGGGGAAATTTCTTGATCCACTTGCTGACAAATTACTTGTCTCGGCTGCACTAATAGTCCTTGTAGAAATGAATGATATATATGCACCCTCATGGATTGTGATTATCATCATCAGCAGGGAGTTTGCTGTAACAGGCCTCCGCCTCTTACTTGCCGGAGAAGGTGAGGTCGTTGCGGCAAATATGCTTGGTAAAATAAAGACATGGGCGCAAATCGTCGCCATTTCATCCTTATTGTTACATAATATTATTTTTGCCTTGATTCCATTCCGTTTTGATATTGTCGCGTTATGGGTGGCGTTGATTTTTACAATTTGGTCCGGCTGGGATTATTTTGCGAAAAATAGTCATGTGTTAAAAAATTCAAAATAA
- a CDS encoding competence/damage-inducible protein A: MKNAEIIAVGSELLLGQIVNTNARFISQQLAGLGINVFYHTVVGDNPDRLKAAIEVAENRSNMIIFTGGLGPTKDDLTKETIARHIGKELVMDQTALDSIELYFKRTNRVMTENNRKQALVLAGSLILPNDHGMAPGMVLESNSHVYVLLPGPPKEMEPMFLRYGCQALASKNESNEKIVSRVLRFFGIGEAALETEIIDLIDAQSNPTIAPLAGDGEVTLRLTAKHVDEAAAHTMLDEVEKTIKQRVGNFLYGYDNTSLLAEITKCLKERNLTITAAESLTGGLFQKELTSIAGSSSIFKGGIVCYSNEAKQRVLQVKPETLEKYGAVSEQCAKELAENAARLLESDIGISFTGVAGPDELEGKPVGTVYIGIAIKGKPTVVEKMILAGTREANRNRAVKFGCYFILRHLKESQNTK; the protein is encoded by the coding sequence ATGAAAAATGCAGAGATTATTGCTGTCGGTTCAGAATTATTACTGGGTCAAATTGTTAACACGAATGCCCGCTTTATTTCACAGCAATTAGCCGGACTTGGTATTAATGTATTTTATCATACGGTAGTAGGCGATAACCCTGACCGACTAAAGGCAGCGATTGAAGTTGCAGAGAACCGTTCGAACATGATTATCTTTACTGGCGGTCTTGGGCCGACAAAGGATGATTTGACGAAGGAAACGATTGCCCGACACATCGGAAAAGAACTGGTTATGGACCAAACAGCATTAGACTCAATAGAGCTGTATTTCAAGCGGACAAACCGTGTAATGACGGAAAATAATCGCAAACAGGCACTTGTATTAGCAGGGTCACTTATTCTCCCAAATGATCATGGGATGGCACCAGGAATGGTTCTAGAAAGTAACAGCCACGTCTATGTGCTTTTACCTGGACCACCCAAGGAAATGGAACCGATGTTTCTTCGATATGGGTGTCAGGCACTTGCTTCAAAAAATGAATCGAATGAGAAAATTGTCTCGAGGGTGTTACGATTTTTTGGTATTGGCGAGGCAGCATTGGAAACGGAAATTATCGATTTAATTGATGCACAAAGTAATCCTACGATTGCGCCGCTCGCAGGCGATGGAGAGGTTACCTTAAGACTGACAGCTAAACATGTCGATGAAGCGGCAGCGCATACTATGCTGGACGAAGTGGAAAAGACGATAAAACAACGGGTCGGGAATTTTTTATATGGATATGACAACACCTCTCTTTTGGCAGAAATAACGAAATGTTTAAAAGAAAGAAACCTAACGATTACGGCCGCCGAGAGTTTAACAGGGGGACTGTTCCAAAAAGAGTTAACCTCGATTGCCGGGTCGAGTTCGATATTTAAAGGCGGGATTGTTTGCTATTCGAATGAAGCAAAACAGCGTGTATTGCAGGTGAAACCGGAAACGCTTGAAAAATATGGTGCTGTGAGTGAACAGTGTGCAAAAGAGCTCGCTGAAAATGCTGCCAGGCTGTTGGAGAGTGATATTGGGATTAGCTTTACCGGTGTAGCAGGGCCTGATGAGCTGGAAGGCAAGCCAGTCGGTACAGTTTATATTGGAATTGCTATAAAAGGAAAACCGACAGTGGTTGAAAAAATGATCCTTGCGGGAACGAGGGAAGCAAACCGGAACCGAGCAGTTAAATTCGGCTGTTATTTTATCCTGCGTCATTTAAAAGAATCACAGAATACTAAATAG
- the recA gene encoding recombinase RecA produces MSDRKAALEMALKQIEKQFGKGSVMKMGEKTDTKILTSPSGSLALDAALGVGGYPRGRIIEVYGPESSGKTTVALHAIAEVQANGGQAAFIDAEHALDPAYAQKLGVNIDELLLSQPDTGEQALEIAEALVRSGAIDIIVVDSVAALVPKAEIEGEMGDSHMGLQARLMSQALRKLSGAINKSKTIAIFINQVREKIGVMFGNPETTPGGRALKFYSTVRIEVRRAEALKQGTDIVGNKTKIKIVKNKVAPPFRTAEVDIMYGEGISKEGETIDLGSELDIVEKSGSWYSYNGERLGQGRENAKLFLRENPDIRLEISGKIREHYGLDSEKFVTEKDDDEQFELID; encoded by the coding sequence GTGAGTGATCGTAAAGCGGCCTTAGAAATGGCGTTAAAGCAAATAGAAAAGCAATTCGGTAAAGGTTCCGTCATGAAGATGGGAGAGAAAACAGATACCAAGATATTAACGAGTCCGAGTGGCTCATTAGCACTTGATGCAGCACTTGGGGTGGGCGGATATCCTAGAGGCAGAATTATCGAGGTTTATGGTCCTGAGAGTTCTGGTAAAACAACAGTTGCCTTGCATGCGATAGCTGAAGTCCAAGCGAATGGGGGACAAGCAGCATTTATCGATGCTGAGCATGCCCTTGACCCGGCATATGCCCAAAAATTAGGTGTAAACATTGATGAATTATTGCTATCACAGCCTGATACCGGTGAACAGGCACTTGAAATCGCTGAAGCATTAGTTCGAAGTGGCGCAATTGATATTATTGTAGTCGACTCAGTAGCAGCCTTAGTTCCAAAAGCGGAAATTGAAGGCGAAATGGGAGATTCTCACATGGGCTTACAAGCTCGTTTGATGTCGCAAGCACTGCGTAAATTATCTGGTGCAATCAACAAATCGAAGACCATTGCCATATTCATTAACCAAGTTCGTGAAAAAATTGGCGTTATGTTTGGAAACCCTGAGACAACTCCAGGTGGACGCGCATTAAAATTCTATTCAACTGTCCGTATTGAAGTACGCCGTGCAGAGGCGTTAAAACAGGGCACTGATATTGTGGGTAATAAGACGAAGATTAAAATAGTTAAGAATAAAGTCGCTCCTCCTTTCCGTACTGCAGAGGTAGATATTATGTATGGTGAGGGAATTTCTAAAGAAGGCGAGACCATTGATCTCGGCTCAGAGTTAGATATTGTTGAAAAGAGCGGGTCATGGTACTCCTACAATGGTGAAAGATTAGGCCAAGGCCGCGAGAATGCAAAGCTTTTCTTAAGGGAAAACCCAGATATTCGTCTCGAAATTTCAGGGAAAATCCGTGAGCATTATGGTTTAGATAGTGAAAAATTTGTCACTGAGAAAGACGATGATGAACAATTTGAATTAATAGACTAG
- the rny gene encoding ribonuclease Y produces the protein MDPITIISILLGLIVGAVVGYFVHKSIAEAKVAGAKNAAEQILEDAKRDADSLKKEALLEAKDEIHKLRTEAEREVRERRNEMQKQENRLLQREENLDRKEETLNKRENLLEKKDDSLNQRQQHIEEMESKVDELVRKQQTELERISSLTREEAKTIIIDRMEQELTHDTAIMIKESENRAKEEADKKAKEILSLAIQRCAADHVAETTVSVVNLPNDEMKGRIIGREGRNIRTLETLTGIDLIIDDTPEAVILSGFDPIRRETARLALEKLVQDGRIHPARIEEMVEKSRREVDEYIREVGEQTTFEVGVHGLHPDLIKILGRLRFRTSYGQNVLKHSMEVAQLSGLLAAELGQDETLARRAGLLHDIGKAIDHEVEGSHVEIGVELATKYKEHPVVINSIASHHGDTEPTSIIAVLVAAADALSAARPGARSETLENYIRRLEKLEEISESYEGVEKSFAIQAGREVRIIVRPDAVDDLAAHRLARDIRKRIEEELDYPGHIKVTVIRETRAVEYAK, from the coding sequence ATGGACCCTATTACAATCATCTCCATTTTGCTTGGCCTTATCGTCGGTGCCGTTGTTGGCTATTTTGTTCATAAATCCATTGCTGAAGCAAAAGTAGCAGGTGCAAAGAATGCTGCAGAGCAGATTCTTGAAGATGCAAAACGTGATGCTGATTCCTTGAAAAAAGAAGCTTTGCTAGAAGCAAAGGATGAAATTCACAAGCTTCGAACAGAAGCTGAACGTGAGGTTCGTGAACGAAGAAATGAAATGCAAAAACAAGAAAACCGTTTACTGCAAAGAGAAGAGAATTTAGATCGAAAAGAGGAAACGTTAAACAAGCGTGAAAATCTTTTAGAAAAGAAGGATGATTCTCTAAATCAAAGACAACAGCATATTGAAGAGATGGAAAGCAAAGTGGACGAGTTGGTACGAAAACAACAGACTGAACTCGAACGAATTTCGAGCTTAACGCGCGAGGAAGCAAAAACGATCATTATTGACAGAATGGAGCAAGAGCTAACCCATGACACGGCAATAATGATTAAGGAAAGCGAAAATCGGGCGAAGGAAGAAGCTGACAAGAAAGCAAAAGAAATACTTTCGTTAGCAATCCAGCGTTGCGCTGCTGACCATGTTGCGGAAACGACAGTTTCTGTCGTCAACCTGCCAAATGACGAAATGAAGGGCCGGATCATTGGCCGTGAAGGACGAAACATCCGTACGCTTGAAACGTTAACGGGAATTGATTTAATCATTGATGATACTCCTGAAGCAGTTATTCTATCAGGCTTTGACCCTATTCGTCGAGAAACGGCACGCTTAGCACTTGAGAAATTAGTTCAAGATGGACGAATTCATCCGGCACGAATTGAGGAAATGGTAGAAAAATCTCGTCGGGAAGTTGATGAGTATATTCGTGAAGTTGGTGAGCAAACCACCTTTGAAGTGGGTGTTCATGGACTCCATCCGGATCTAATTAAGATTCTTGGTCGTTTAAGGTTCCGTACGAGCTACGGGCAAAACGTCTTAAAACATTCAATGGAAGTGGCACAGCTTTCCGGATTACTTGCCGCTGAACTTGGTCAAGATGAAACCCTTGCACGTCGTGCAGGCCTGCTTCATGACATTGGTAAAGCTATCGACCATGAGGTGGAAGGCAGCCATGTCGAAATCGGGGTAGAACTTGCAACGAAATATAAAGAACATCCAGTGGTAATCAATAGTATTGCCTCGCATCATGGCGATACGGAGCCAACATCAATTATTGCTGTACTCGTTGCTGCTGCTGATGCTTTATCAGCCGCAAGACCAGGTGCACGTAGTGAGACACTTGAGAACTACATCCGACGTCTTGAAAAGCTTGAGGAGATTTCCGAGTCATATGAAGGTGTTGAGAAATCCTTCGCCATTCAAGCAGGTCGTGAAGTCCGAATCATTGTAAGGCCGGATGCAGTAGATGATCTTGCAGCACATCGATTAGCGCGCGATATTCGCAAGCGGATTGAGGAAGAACTTGATTATCCAGGACACATTAAAGTGACAGTAATCCGTGAAACACGGGCTGTAGAATATGCGAAATAA
- a CDS encoding TIGR00282 family metallophosphoesterase has product MNLLFIGDVVGSPGRDMVKEYLPKLKEKYRPHFTIINGENAAGGRGITEKIYREFLGNGAQAITLGNHAWDNREIFEFIETAKNLVRPANFPEGTPGKGIAFFKVNELEVAVINLQGRTFMAPLDCPFRKAEELVEIARERTPFIFVDFHAEVTSEKQAMGWFLDGRVSAVIGTHTHVQTADNRVLPGGTGYLSDVGMTGPYDGILGMEREAVLKKFQTSMPVRFEVPKSERNQLSAIYMELDRKSGLCKKLDRILINDDHPFYS; this is encoded by the coding sequence ATGAATCTACTTTTTATCGGCGATGTTGTCGGCTCACCTGGTCGAGACATGGTAAAGGAATATCTACCAAAATTAAAAGAAAAATATCGCCCGCACTTTACCATTATCAATGGTGAAAATGCAGCTGGGGGCAGGGGAATTACGGAGAAAATTTATCGGGAATTTTTAGGTAACGGGGCACAGGCGATCACCCTTGGAAATCATGCCTGGGATAATCGAGAAATATTTGAGTTTATCGAAACAGCAAAAAATCTGGTCCGTCCTGCAAATTTTCCTGAAGGGACGCCTGGAAAAGGGATAGCATTTTTTAAAGTGAATGAGTTAGAAGTAGCTGTCATTAATCTCCAAGGTCGGACATTTATGGCTCCACTAGATTGCCCATTTAGAAAAGCCGAGGAATTAGTCGAGATAGCGAGGGAAAGAACACCGTTTATTTTTGTAGATTTTCATGCAGAAGTGACAAGTGAAAAACAAGCAATGGGTTGGTTTTTGGACGGCAGGGTATCTGCAGTCATAGGGACACACACACATGTTCAAACAGCCGATAATCGAGTCCTCCCAGGAGGAACCGGTTATTTATCTGACGTGGGTATGACAGGCCCATATGACGGCATTTTAGGGATGGAGAGGGAAGCGGTTCTTAAGAAGTTCCAAACAAGCATGCCTGTTCGTTTTGAAGTACCAAAATCAGAACGCAACCAACTGAGTGCAATTTATATGGAACTAGACAGAAAAAGTGGTCTGTGCAAAAAACTCGACCGTATATTAATAAATGATGATCATCCATTTTATAGCTAA
- the spoVS gene encoding stage V sporulation protein SpoVS, which produces MEILKVSAKSNPNSVAGALAGVLRERGAAEIQAIGAGALNQAVKAVAIARGFVAPSGVDLICIPAFTDILIDGEERTAIKLIVEPR; this is translated from the coding sequence ATGGAAATATTAAAAGTTTCAGCAAAATCTAATCCTAATTCTGTAGCTGGTGCACTCGCCGGAGTTCTGCGTGAAAGAGGTGCAGCGGAGATACAGGCTATTGGTGCGGGTGCATTAAATCAAGCCGTTAAGGCAGTAGCGATTGCAAGAGGATTTGTAGCACCTAGCGGAGTTGATTTGATCTGTATCCCTGCGTTTACCGATATTTTAATTGACGGGGAAGAACGCACAGCTATTAAACTAATCGTAGAGCCGCGTTGA
- a CDS encoding 2-oxoacid:acceptor oxidoreductase subunit alpha, with protein MINQLSWKVGGQQGEGIESTGEIFAIALNRLGYYLYGYRHFSSRIKGGHTNNKIRVSTTDVRSISDDLDILVAFDQETIDVNYKELHSKGVILADAKFTPKKPEDTEAAMYAVPFTEIATELGTSLMKNMVAIGATSAVLDLDIHVFEEVVREIFGKKGDKVVAKNMEAINAGFEYMKEKMDSAIPTMILEKADGKKRMYMIGNDAIALGALAAGCRFMAAYPITPASDIMEYLIKKLPAVGGTVIQTEDEIAACTMTIGASYGGVRAITASSGPGLSLKMEAIGLAGITETPLVIVDTQRGGPSTGLPTKQEQSDLMAMIYGTHGEIPKIVMAPSTVEEAFYDTAEAFNLAEEYQCPVIVLSDLQLSLGKQTVEPLDVSKVEIRRGKLVADELPEIENKGYFKRYEVTEDGVSPRSIPGMKNGIHHVTGVEHAETGKPSESATNRIAQMDKRMRKVENIRFNTPVYKNAPHEDADLLIVGFNSTRGVIEEAMTRLEKDGLKVNHAQIRLIHPFPSDEVLPLIRSAKKVIVIENNATGQLANIMKMNVGHAEKITKYVKYDGNPFLPHEVHSKCKELF; from the coding sequence ATGATCAATCAACTTTCGTGGAAAGTTGGCGGACAACAAGGGGAAGGTATTGAAAGTACTGGGGAAATCTTTGCAATCGCACTGAATCGCCTAGGATATTACTTGTATGGTTATCGTCACTTTTCATCACGTATCAAAGGCGGTCATACAAATAATAAGATCAGAGTAAGCACAACAGATGTACGCTCTATTTCTGATGACCTTGATATCCTTGTAGCATTTGACCAAGAAACTATCGATGTAAACTACAAAGAGCTTCATAGCAAAGGAGTAATCCTTGCAGATGCAAAATTTACTCCAAAGAAACCAGAAGATACTGAAGCAGCAATGTATGCGGTTCCTTTTACAGAAATTGCAACCGAGTTAGGGACTTCCTTAATGAAAAATATGGTGGCAATCGGTGCGACTTCAGCTGTTCTAGATTTGGATATTCATGTTTTTGAAGAGGTTGTCCGCGAAATTTTCGGCAAAAAGGGCGACAAAGTAGTTGCTAAGAACATGGAAGCAATCAATGCTGGTTTTGAGTATATGAAAGAAAAAATGGATTCCGCTATTCCAACAATGATACTTGAAAAAGCAGATGGTAAAAAGCGAATGTATATGATTGGTAATGATGCAATCGCATTGGGAGCATTAGCTGCAGGCTGCCGCTTTATGGCTGCATACCCAATTACACCTGCCTCAGATATCATGGAATATTTGATTAAAAAACTTCCAGCAGTTGGTGGAACAGTAATCCAAACTGAAGACGAAATTGCAGCATGTACCATGACAATCGGTGCTAGCTACGGTGGAGTTCGTGCAATTACAGCTTCTTCAGGACCTGGATTATCATTAAAGATGGAAGCGATCGGACTTGCCGGGATTACAGAGACCCCGCTTGTTATTGTTGACACACAACGTGGCGGTCCTTCAACAGGATTGCCAACAAAACAGGAACAATCCGATTTAATGGCAATGATTTATGGAACACATGGGGAAATTCCGAAAATTGTAATGGCTCCAAGTACTGTAGAAGAAGCTTTCTATGACACAGCGGAAGCATTTAACCTTGCGGAAGAATATCAATGCCCTGTAATTGTTTTATCTGACCTTCAATTATCTTTAGGTAAACAAACAGTTGAACCTCTTGATGTTTCAAAGGTTGAAATTAGACGAGGTAAGCTCGTTGCGGATGAGCTTCCAGAGATTGAAAACAAAGGATATTTTAAACGCTATGAAGTTACGGAAGATGGTGTTTCACCTCGTTCGATTCCTGGTATGAAGAATGGTATTCATCATGTAACTGGTGTTGAACATGCTGAAACAGGAAAACCATCTGAATCGGCTACAAACCGGATTGCACAGATGGATAAACGTATGCGCAAGGTTGAAAATATTCGTTTTAATACACCGGTTTATAAAAATGCCCCACATGAAGATGCGGATCTTTTAATTGTAGGATTTAACTCTACTCGCGGTGTAATTGAAGAAGCGATGACACGTTTAGAAAAAGACGGCTTGAAAGTAAATCATGCGCAAATTCGTTTAATTCATCCGTTCCCATCTGATGAAGTGCTACCGCTTATTCGTTCAGCAAAGAAAGTTATTGTCATTGAAAACAATGCGACTGGACAATTAGCCAATATTATGAAAATGAATGTTGGTCATGCTGAAAAAATTACAAAGTATGTTAAATATGATGGTAATCCATTTCTACCACACGAAGTTCATTCAAAATGTAAGGAGTTGTTCTAA